A single genomic interval of Streptomyces sp. 1222.5 harbors:
- a CDS encoding acyl-CoA dehydrogenase, which yields MGHYKSNLRDIEFNLFEVLGRDKVYGTGPFEEMDVETAKSVLEELTRLSENELAESFADADRNPPVFDPETNTAPVPASFKKSYKAFMDSEYWRLGLPEEIGGTTSPRSLIWAYAELILGANPAVWMYSSGPAFAGILFEEGNEVQKHIAKVAVDKQWGSTMVLTEPDAGSDVGAGRTKAIQQEDGSWHIEGVKRFITSGEHDMEENILHYVLARPEGAGPGTKGLSLFLVPKYLFDFETGELGERNGVYATNVEHKMGLKASNTCEMTFGDKHPAKGWLIGDKHDGIRQMFRIIEFARMMVGTKAISTLSTGYLNALEYAKERVQGPDLANFMDKTAPKVTITHHPDVRRSLMTQKAYAEGMRALVLHTASVQDAIQLKEANGEDASAEEALNDLLLPIVKGYGSEKGYEQLAQSLQTFGGSGFLQEYPIEQYIRDSKIDTLYEGTTAIQGQDFFFRKIVRNQGAALNSLAEDIKKFLALGTGGEDLSGAREHLAKAAVELEAIVGLMLTDLAATEQDTKNIYKVGLNTTRLLMASGDVVVGYLLLKGAAIAAEKLATASAKDKAFYTGKIAAAKFFAANVLPGVTLARKIAAGVELDLMELDEAAF from the coding sequence ATGGGGCACTACAAGTCGAATCTCCGCGACATCGAGTTCAACCTCTTCGAAGTACTGGGGCGCGACAAGGTGTACGGCACCGGCCCGTTCGAGGAGATGGACGTCGAGACCGCAAAGAGCGTCCTGGAGGAGCTGACCCGCCTCTCCGAGAACGAGCTGGCCGAGTCCTTCGCCGACGCCGACCGCAACCCGCCGGTCTTCGACCCGGAGACCAACACCGCGCCGGTCCCGGCGTCCTTCAAGAAGAGCTACAAGGCCTTCATGGACTCGGAGTACTGGCGGCTCGGCCTGCCCGAGGAGATCGGCGGCACCACCTCGCCCCGCTCACTGATCTGGGCCTACGCCGAGCTGATCCTGGGCGCCAACCCGGCCGTCTGGATGTACTCCTCGGGCCCCGCGTTCGCCGGCATCCTCTTCGAGGAGGGCAACGAGGTCCAGAAGCACATCGCCAAGGTCGCCGTGGACAAGCAGTGGGGCTCCACGATGGTGCTCACCGAGCCCGACGCGGGCTCCGACGTGGGCGCCGGCCGCACCAAGGCGATCCAGCAGGAGGACGGCTCCTGGCACATCGAGGGCGTGAAGCGCTTCATCACCTCCGGTGAGCACGACATGGAGGAGAACATCCTCCACTACGTCCTCGCCCGCCCCGAGGGCGCCGGCCCCGGCACCAAGGGCCTGTCCCTCTTCCTCGTCCCGAAGTACCTCTTCGACTTCGAGACCGGCGAGCTGGGCGAGCGCAACGGCGTCTACGCCACCAACGTCGAGCACAAGATGGGCCTCAAGGCCTCCAACACGTGCGAGATGACCTTCGGCGACAAGCACCCCGCCAAGGGCTGGCTGATCGGCGACAAGCACGACGGCATCCGCCAGATGTTCCGCATCATCGAGTTCGCCCGCATGATGGTCGGCACGAAGGCGATCTCCACGCTCTCCACCGGCTACCTCAACGCGCTGGAGTACGCCAAGGAGCGCGTCCAGGGCCCGGACCTGGCCAACTTCATGGACAAGACGGCGCCCAAGGTCACCATCACGCACCACCCCGACGTGCGCCGCTCGCTGATGACGCAGAAGGCGTACGCGGAGGGCATGCGCGCCCTCGTGCTCCACACCGCCTCCGTCCAGGACGCCATCCAGCTCAAGGAGGCGAACGGCGAGGACGCCTCGGCCGAGGAGGCGCTGAACGACCTGCTCCTGCCCATCGTCAAGGGCTACGGCTCCGAGAAGGGCTACGAGCAGCTCGCCCAGTCGCTGCAGACCTTCGGCGGCTCCGGCTTCCTCCAGGAGTACCCGATCGAGCAGTACATCCGGGACTCCAAGATCGACACCCTGTACGAGGGCACCACGGCGATCCAGGGCCAGGACTTCTTCTTCCGGAAGATCGTCCGCAACCAGGGCGCCGCGCTGAACTCCCTCGCCGAGGACATCAAGAAGTTCCTGGCGCTCGGCACCGGCGGCGAGGACCTGTCCGGCGCCCGCGAGCACCTCGCCAAGGCGGCCGTGGAGCTGGAGGCGATCGTCGGCCTCATGCTGACCGACCTCGCCGCCACCGAGCAGGACACCAAGAACATCTACAAGGTGGGCCTGAACACCACCCGCCTGCTCATGGCCTCCGGTGACGTCGTCGTCGGCTACCTGCTGCTCAAGGGCGCCGCGATCGCCGCCGAGAAGCTCGCCACCGCCTCGGCGAAGGACAAGGCGTTCTACACCGGCAAGATCGCCGCGGCGAAGTTCTTCGCGGCGAACGTCCTGCCGGGCGTCACCCTCGCCCGCAAGATCGCCGCCGGTGTCGAGCTGGACCTCATGGAGCTGGACGAGGCCGCGTTCTAG
- a CDS encoding M18 family aminopeptidase codes for MSAPARFDRGHTDDLMSFLAASPSPYHAVANTAERLEKAGFRQVAETDAWDGTSGGKYLLRGGAIVAWFVPEGAAPHTPFHIIGAHTDSPNLRIKPRPDSGAHGWRQVAVEIYGGPLLNSWLDRDLGLAGRLTLRDGSTVLVDVDRPLLRVPQLAIHLDRTVGTDGLKLDKQRHLQPVWGLGGDVLDGDLIAFLEQEAGLEAGSVTGWDLMTYPVEPPAYLGRDRELVAGPRMDNLLSVHAGVAALVAAATSGAELTRIPVLAAFDHEENGSQSDTGADGPLLGTALERSVFARGGSYEDRARAFAGTVCLSSDTGHAVHPNYAERHDPTHHPRVNGGPILKVNVNNRYATDGSGRAVFAAACERADVPFQSFVSNNSMPCGTTIGPITAARHGIRTVDIGVAILSMHSVRELCGADDPFLLANALTAFLEG; via the coding sequence ATGAGCGCACCAGCCCGCTTCGACCGCGGCCACACCGACGACCTGATGTCCTTCCTGGCGGCAAGCCCCTCGCCGTACCACGCCGTGGCGAACACCGCCGAGCGGCTGGAGAAGGCGGGCTTCCGTCAGGTCGCCGAGACGGACGCCTGGGACGGGACGAGCGGCGGCAAGTACCTGCTGCGCGGCGGCGCGATCGTGGCCTGGTTCGTGCCCGAGGGCGCCGCACCGCACACCCCCTTCCACATCATCGGCGCGCACACCGACTCCCCGAACCTGCGGATCAAGCCGCGCCCGGACAGCGGGGCGCACGGCTGGCGTCAGGTGGCCGTGGAGATCTACGGCGGCCCGCTGCTGAACTCATGGCTGGACCGGGACCTCGGCCTGGCCGGCCGGCTCACCCTGCGCGACGGCTCCACCGTCCTGGTCGACGTCGACCGGCCGCTCCTGCGGGTCCCCCAGCTCGCCATCCACCTGGACCGCACGGTCGGCACCGACGGGCTCAAGCTCGACAAGCAGCGGCATCTCCAGCCGGTCTGGGGCCTCGGCGGCGACGTCCTGGACGGCGACCTGATCGCCTTCCTGGAGCAGGAGGCCGGGCTGGAGGCGGGCTCGGTGACCGGCTGGGACCTGATGACGTACCCGGTGGAGCCGCCCGCCTACCTGGGCCGCGACCGGGAGCTGGTGGCCGGCCCGCGCATGGACAACCTGCTGTCCGTGCACGCCGGCGTCGCCGCCCTGGTGGCCGCCGCGACCTCCGGGGCCGAGCTCACCCGCATCCCCGTGCTGGCCGCCTTCGACCACGAGGAGAACGGCTCCCAGTCCGACACCGGCGCGGACGGCCCGCTGCTGGGCACGGCCCTGGAGCGCTCGGTGTTCGCGCGCGGCGGGTCGTACGAGGACCGGGCGCGCGCCTTCGCCGGCACGGTCTGCCTGTCCTCCGACACGGGGCACGCCGTCCACCCCAACTACGCCGAGCGGCACGACCCGACGCACCACCCGCGGGTCAACGGCGGCCCCATCCTCAAGGTCAACGTCAACAACCGCTATGCCACGGACGGTTCGGGCCGCGCGGTGTTCGCCGCCGCCTGCGAACGGGCCGACGTCCCGTTCCAGTCCTTCGTCTCCAACAACTCCATGCCGTGCGGCACCACCATCGGACCCATCACCGCGGCCCGGCACGGGATCCGCACGGTCGACATCGGTGTGGCGATCCTCTCCATGCACAGTGTCCGCGAACTCTGCGGCGCCGACGACCCGTTCCTCCTGGCGAACGCCCTGACCGCGTTCCTGGAGGGCTGA
- a CDS encoding DUF6458 family protein, whose translation MGLGGCIILIAVGAILTFATDWQMHGVNLTIVGVILMAVGLIGVATFSGIARRRRVVVPPTTPVVEEEPLHHRRADGYTEGYRDGYGV comes from the coding sequence ATGGGGCTCGGAGGATGCATCATCCTCATCGCCGTGGGGGCCATCCTCACGTTCGCGACCGACTGGCAGATGCACGGCGTCAACCTCACCATCGTCGGAGTGATCCTGATGGCCGTCGGCCTGATCGGCGTCGCCACGTTCAGCGGAATCGCCCGGCGCCGCAGGGTGGTCGTGCCCCCGACGACGCCGGTGGTGGAGGAGGAACCCCTGCACCACCGCCGCGCCGACGGGTACACCGAGGGCTACCGCGACGGGTACGGCGTATGA
- a CDS encoding DUF11 domain-containing protein produces the protein MLTPHVRSAWRRFREKRRRSLTARSATVAGSVLALLLTLPGTAVAAPGDLDPSFSGDGRVLTDLGGLDQANDVALQSDGRIVSVGSHDGDFALTRHLPDGTPDTGFGGDGTVTTPLGPEGLDDQARGVAVQPDGKIVVVGSAWRDYEDCCWFVVARYNPDGSPDRSFDGDGFVFTDFGRPEEAMDVAVRPDGRIVAAGYVGGRAAVARYNPDGSLDRSFDGDGMATTALSPSLEEGGDLRALALQPDGKIVVGGEVGTTRFDFVVIRYNADGSLDTGFGGDGIERTDFGAYESVEGLAVQPDGRIVAAGHSDDRLAMARYNTNGTLDTGFDGDGRVLTTGAFAEDVVVQPGDGRIVTAGGRSGGGFAVLRYNPDGSLDGGFGSGGRATTGFGGSDVAHGVALQSDGRIVAAGQGGQNTDFALARFLGGAGTPPPPAGANLSVTTTGPSSVDLGDRATYTVRVTNSAASPGSASGVTLGDALSGVQATVVSATTGQGGCTLTSATGATCSLGSLAPGASATVTVVAEPRTTGTLRNAATVTATQTDPAPADNTAAATTGVGNARGCTIVGTSGSDTLTGTGGNDVICALGGNDVVRAGGGRDTVHGDFGDDYADGGLGDDTLYGGPGNDTLTGSSGNDRLITTDGVARNDTADGGTGFDSCTTDSGDTRVSCP, from the coding sequence ATGCTCACCCCTCATGTGCGATCGGCGTGGCGCCGGTTCCGCGAGAAGCGCCGCCGGTCTCTCACCGCGCGGTCCGCGACCGTGGCCGGCAGCGTGCTGGCACTCCTGCTCACCCTGCCCGGTACCGCGGTCGCGGCGCCGGGGGACCTGGACCCCTCGTTCAGCGGTGACGGCAGGGTCCTCACCGATCTCGGCGGCCTCGACCAGGCCAACGACGTGGCGTTGCAGTCCGACGGCAGGATCGTCTCCGTCGGTTCGCACGACGGCGACTTCGCGCTGACGCGGCACCTTCCCGACGGCACGCCGGACACCGGTTTCGGCGGCGACGGGACGGTGACCACCCCGCTGGGTCCCGAAGGGCTGGACGACCAGGCGCGCGGCGTGGCCGTGCAACCCGACGGCAAGATCGTCGTGGTCGGGAGCGCCTGGCGGGACTACGAGGACTGCTGCTGGTTCGTGGTGGCCCGCTACAACCCGGACGGCAGTCCGGACAGGAGCTTCGACGGCGACGGCTTCGTGTTCACCGATTTCGGCCGCCCCGAGGAGGCCATGGACGTCGCGGTGCGGCCCGACGGCAGGATCGTCGCCGCGGGCTATGTCGGTGGCCGTGCCGCCGTGGCGCGGTACAACCCGGACGGCAGCCTGGACAGGAGCTTCGACGGCGACGGCATGGCGACCACCGCTCTGTCACCCTCCCTGGAGGAGGGCGGCGACCTACGGGCCCTGGCACTGCAACCGGACGGAAAGATCGTCGTCGGGGGCGAGGTGGGGACGACCCGCTTCGACTTCGTCGTGATCCGGTACAACGCCGACGGCAGTCTCGACACCGGTTTCGGCGGCGACGGCATCGAACGCACCGACTTCGGTGCCTACGAGTCCGTGGAGGGTCTGGCGGTCCAGCCCGACGGCAGGATCGTCGCGGCGGGCCACAGCGACGACAGGCTGGCGATGGCCCGGTACAACACGAACGGCACCCTGGACACGGGATTCGACGGGGACGGCAGGGTCCTCACGACCGGCGCCTTCGCCGAGGACGTGGTCGTGCAGCCGGGCGACGGGAGGATCGTCACCGCGGGCGGCCGGTCCGGCGGAGGGTTCGCCGTGCTGCGGTACAACCCCGACGGCAGCCTGGACGGCGGCTTCGGGTCCGGAGGCCGGGCGACCACGGGCTTCGGCGGGAGCGACGTGGCGCACGGGGTGGCGCTCCAGTCCGACGGCAGGATCGTGGCCGCCGGACAGGGCGGCCAGAACACCGACTTCGCCCTGGCCCGCTTCCTGGGCGGGGCCGGCACCCCGCCGCCTCCGGCCGGCGCGAACCTCTCCGTCACCACGACGGGCCCGTCCTCGGTCGATCTGGGGGACCGGGCCACGTACACCGTGCGCGTGACCAACTCCGCCGCGTCCCCGGGGTCCGCTTCCGGCGTCACACTCGGCGACGCGCTGTCGGGAGTGCAGGCGACCGTGGTGTCGGCCACCACCGGCCAGGGCGGTTGCACCCTCACCTCGGCCACCGGTGCCACCTGCTCGCTGGGTTCGCTCGCCCCGGGCGCGAGTGCCACGGTGACGGTGGTCGCCGAGCCGCGGACGACCGGCACGCTCAGGAACGCCGCCACGGTGACCGCCACGCAGACCGACCCGGCACCGGCGGACAACACGGCCGCGGCGACCACGGGCGTGGGCAACGCCCGTGGCTGCACGATCGTCGGCACCAGCGGGTCCGACACCCTCACCGGCACGGGTGGCAACGACGTGATCTGTGCCCTGGGCGGTAACGACGTCGTCCGCGCGGGCGGCGGCCGGGACACCGTCCACGGCGACTTCGGCGACGACTACGCCGACGGCGGCCTCGGCGACGACACGCTGTACGGCGGTCCGGGCAACGACACCCTGACCGGCTCGTCCGGCAACGACCGTCTGATCACCACGGACGGGGTGGCCCGCAACGACACGGCGGACGGCGGTACGGGTTTCGACTCCTGCACCACCGACTCCGGTGACACCCGTGTCAGTTGTCCCTGA
- a CDS encoding NHL domain-containing thioredoxin family protein yields MAKRVRVRAPEPTGKGGWINTGGKDLRLADFRGRVLILDFWTFCCINCLHVLDELRELEERHRDTVVVVGVHSPKFVHEAEHQAVVDAVERYGVEHPVLDDPELATWKQYAVRAWPTLVVIDPEGYVVAQHAGEGHVHAIERLVEELEAEYEAKGTLRRGDGPYVPPEPGPTALRFPGKALLLPSGHLLVSDSTRHQLVELAEDAETVVRRIGSGARGFADGGPGEASFNEPQGLALLDDGAVVVADTVNHALRRLDLATGAVTTLAGTGRQWWRGAATSGPARGTDLSSPWDVAVFGGKVWIAMAGVHQLWTYDPEAGTVAVAAGTTNEGLVDGPGAEAWFAQPSGLAATADRLWVADSETSALRWVDRDGHVRTAVGTGLFDFGHRDGPAGEALLQHPLGVTALPDGSVAVADTYNHALRRYDPATGEVTTLATDLREPSDAVLVGTDIVVVESARHRLTRLRLPEEAVGVDAVAHRTRRAATEVAPGALRLDVIFEAPAGQRLDTRHGPSTRLLVSSTPPELLLKGEGADTDLSRELELNPAVAEGVLHVSAMAASCDDDSAAAHPACHVHQQDWGVPIRLAEGAAHRLPLVLAGMDAG; encoded by the coding sequence ATGGCGAAGCGCGTACGTGTCCGTGCCCCCGAGCCGACCGGTAAGGGCGGCTGGATCAACACCGGTGGGAAGGATTTGAGGCTCGCCGACTTCCGGGGGCGCGTATTGATCCTGGACTTCTGGACCTTCTGCTGCATCAACTGCCTGCACGTCCTCGACGAGCTCAGGGAGTTGGAGGAGAGGCACCGGGACACGGTGGTGGTCGTCGGGGTGCACTCGCCGAAGTTCGTGCACGAGGCCGAGCACCAGGCGGTCGTGGACGCCGTCGAGCGCTACGGCGTGGAGCACCCGGTGCTGGACGATCCCGAGCTCGCCACGTGGAAGCAGTACGCGGTCCGGGCCTGGCCGACGCTCGTCGTGATCGATCCCGAGGGGTACGTCGTCGCCCAGCACGCGGGCGAGGGGCACGTGCACGCCATCGAGCGGCTGGTCGAGGAGCTGGAGGCCGAGTACGAGGCGAAGGGCACCCTGCGCCGCGGTGACGGCCCGTACGTGCCGCCGGAGCCGGGGCCGACGGCCCTGCGCTTCCCGGGCAAGGCGCTACTCCTGCCGTCCGGGCACCTCCTCGTCAGCGACAGCACACGGCACCAGTTGGTGGAGCTGGCGGAGGACGCCGAGACCGTCGTGCGGCGCATCGGCTCCGGTGCGCGCGGCTTCGCCGACGGCGGTCCGGGCGAGGCCTCCTTCAACGAGCCGCAGGGCCTCGCGCTCCTCGACGACGGCGCGGTCGTCGTCGCCGACACCGTCAACCACGCCCTGCGCCGGCTCGACCTCGCCACGGGTGCCGTGACCACCCTGGCCGGCACCGGCCGGCAGTGGTGGCGGGGTGCGGCGACCTCCGGCCCGGCCCGCGGGACGGACCTGTCGTCGCCGTGGGACGTGGCCGTGTTCGGCGGCAAGGTGTGGATCGCCATGGCGGGCGTGCACCAGCTGTGGACGTACGACCCGGAGGCCGGGACGGTCGCCGTGGCGGCCGGCACCACCAACGAGGGCCTGGTCGACGGACCGGGCGCCGAGGCCTGGTTCGCGCAGCCCTCCGGTCTCGCGGCCACCGCCGACCGGCTGTGGGTCGCCGACTCCGAGACCTCCGCGCTGCGCTGGGTGGACCGGGACGGGCACGTGCGTACGGCGGTCGGCACCGGCCTGTTCGACTTCGGGCACCGGGACGGCCCGGCGGGCGAGGCGCTGCTGCAGCATCCGCTGGGCGTCACCGCCCTGCCGGACGGCTCGGTCGCCGTCGCCGACACCTACAACCACGCCCTGCGCCGCTACGACCCGGCCACCGGTGAGGTCACCACGCTCGCCACCGATCTGCGCGAGCCCAGCGACGCCGTCCTCGTCGGCACGGACATCGTGGTGGTCGAGTCGGCCCGGCACCGGCTCACCCGGCTGCGGCTGCCCGAGGAGGCGGTCGGGGTCGACGCGGTCGCCCACCGCACGCGGCGTGCCGCGACCGAGGTCGCCCCGGGCGCGCTCCGCCTCGACGTGATCTTCGAGGCGCCCGCGGGCCAGAGGCTGGACACCCGCCACGGTCCCTCGACCCGGCTGCTGGTCTCCTCGACCCCGCCCGAGCTGCTGCTCAAGGGCGAGGGGGCGGACACGGACCTCTCCCGCGAGCTGGAGCTGAACCCGGCCGTCGCGGAGGGCGTCCTGCACGTCTCGGCCATGGCGGCGAGCTGCGACGACGACTCCGCCGCCGCACACCCCGCGTGCCACGTCCACCAGCAGGACTGGGGCGTCCCGATCCGCCTCGCCGAGGGTGCGGCGCACCGGCTGCCCCTGGTGCTGGCGGGGATGGACGCGGGCTAG
- a CDS encoding LURP-one-related/scramblase family protein, with amino-acid sequence MRFLVRDRILGIGDDWWIEDEHGRKVFLVDGKAMRLRDTFELKDTQGRVLIDIHQKMFALRDTMVIERDGEGLARIKRKRLSLLRNHYRVSLVDGTELDVSGKILDREFAVEYEGELLAVISRRWLSLRDTYGVDVVREDADPALLIAVAVCVIHLAEKEGEEQD; translated from the coding sequence ATGAGATTTCTCGTACGCGACCGCATCCTCGGCATCGGCGACGACTGGTGGATCGAGGACGAGCACGGCCGGAAGGTGTTCCTCGTCGACGGCAAGGCGATGCGGCTGCGGGACACCTTCGAGCTGAAGGACACCCAGGGGCGGGTCCTGATCGACATCCACCAGAAGATGTTCGCCCTGCGCGACACCATGGTGATCGAACGGGACGGCGAAGGGCTGGCCAGGATCAAGCGCAAGCGGCTGTCGCTGCTGCGCAACCACTACCGGGTCTCCCTGGTGGACGGCACCGAGCTGGACGTCAGCGGCAAGATCCTGGACCGCGAGTTCGCCGTCGAGTACGAGGGCGAACTCCTCGCGGTGATCTCCCGGCGCTGGCTCTCCCTCCGGGACACCTACGGCGTGGACGTGGTACGGGAGGACGCCGACCCGGCTCTGCTCATCGCCGTGGCGGTGTGCGTGATCCACCTGGCGGAGAAGGAGGGCGAGGAACAGGACTGA
- a CDS encoding carbon-nitrogen family hydrolase, giving the protein MRASLIQIAVDEDESAEARRQRAAALVREQAGADLVVLPELWTTGAFAYEEFGREAEPLEGPTYDVMAKAASDAGVWLHAGSIPERDPEGPLYNTSLVFSPAGELAAAYRKIHRFGFDKGEAVLMGAGRDLVTVRLPGTTLGVATCYDLRFPELFRGLADAGAEVLVIPAGWPERRRAHWTLLAQARAVENQAFVLACGTAGTHAGVPQAGHSIVVDPWGEVLAEAGPGEEVLTVEFDPAKVAATREQFPALKDRVLGLAPPHHRG; this is encoded by the coding sequence GTGCGCGCCTCGCTGATCCAGATCGCCGTGGACGAGGACGAATCGGCCGAGGCCCGGCGGCAGCGTGCCGCCGCGCTCGTGCGCGAGCAGGCCGGTGCCGACCTCGTGGTTCTGCCCGAACTGTGGACCACCGGCGCCTTCGCCTACGAGGAGTTCGGCCGGGAGGCCGAGCCGCTCGAGGGACCGACGTACGACGTCATGGCCAAGGCGGCGAGCGACGCGGGCGTGTGGCTGCACGCCGGGTCCATTCCCGAGCGGGATCCCGAGGGCCCCCTCTACAACACGTCCCTCGTCTTCTCTCCCGCCGGTGAACTGGCCGCGGCCTACCGCAAGATCCACCGCTTCGGCTTCGACAAGGGCGAGGCCGTGCTGATGGGTGCGGGGCGGGACCTGGTGACGGTCCGGCTGCCCGGGACCACGCTCGGCGTGGCCACCTGCTACGACCTCCGTTTCCCCGAACTCTTCCGCGGACTGGCCGACGCCGGCGCCGAGGTGCTGGTGATCCCGGCGGGCTGGCCCGAGCGGCGGCGCGCGCACTGGACGCTGCTGGCTCAGGCGCGGGCGGTGGAGAACCAGGCGTTCGTGCTCGCCTGTGGAACGGCCGGGACGCATGCGGGAGTTCCGCAGGCGGGTCACTCGATCGTGGTGGATCCCTGGGGCGAGGTGCTCGCGGAGGCGGGACCGGGCGAGGAGGTCCTCACGGTGGAGTTCGACCCGGCGAAGGTGGCGGCCACCCGTGAGCAGTTTCCGGCCCTGAAGGACCGGGTCCTCGGCCTGGCACCGCCCCACCACCGAGGCTAG
- a CDS encoding maleylpyruvate isomerase family mycothiol-dependent enzyme: MSLHPTLQPYADAWTHSIDAISEMVQSLPDGEWNRRTPCPGWSVRDIVSHVIGMDCEMLGDPRPIHSLPRDLFHVTTEHQRYTEIQVDVRRHHTAPEMTAELEYTVIRRNRQLRNESRDPGTTVRGPLGTEVTLEQAYRMRAFDVWVHEQDLRAALGRPGGLDSPGAHVARDMLLEALPKVVARNAEAPRSSAVVIDVHGPVEFLRTVRVDIQGRGTLETAPALGPAVTLTLDWETYVRLACGRISPESAADRVKTEGDPDLAAAILRHFAVTP, from the coding sequence GTGAGCCTGCATCCCACCCTCCAGCCCTACGCCGACGCCTGGACCCACTCCATCGACGCGATATCCGAGATGGTGCAGTCGCTCCCGGACGGAGAGTGGAACCGGCGCACCCCCTGCCCCGGCTGGTCGGTGCGGGACATCGTGTCCCATGTGATCGGCATGGACTGCGAGATGCTCGGCGACCCCCGCCCCATCCACTCCCTGCCCCGTGACCTCTTCCACGTCACGACCGAGCACCAGCGCTACACGGAGATACAGGTCGACGTCCGCCGCCATCACACGGCGCCGGAGATGACGGCCGAGCTGGAGTACACGGTCATCCGCCGCAACCGCCAGCTGCGCAACGAGTCCCGGGACCCCGGCACCACGGTGCGCGGCCCGCTGGGCACGGAGGTCACCCTCGAACAGGCCTACCGCATGCGGGCCTTCGACGTGTGGGTGCACGAGCAGGACCTGCGCGCCGCCCTCGGCCGGCCCGGCGGCCTCGACTCGCCGGGCGCCCACGTCGCACGGGACATGCTGCTGGAAGCGCTGCCCAAGGTGGTCGCCAGGAACGCCGAGGCACCCCGCAGTTCGGCCGTCGTGATCGACGTGCACGGCCCGGTGGAGTTCCTGCGCACCGTCCGCGTCGACATCCAGGGCCGCGGCACCCTGGAGACCGCCCCGGCGCTCGGCCCCGCGGTCACCCTCACCCTCGACTGGGAGACGTACGTCCGCCTCGCCTGCGGCCGGATCTCCCCGGAGTCGGCCGCGGACCGGGTGAAGACGGAGGGCGACCCGGACCTGGCGGCGGCGATCCTGCGCCACTTCGCGGTGACGCCGTAG
- a CDS encoding cyclopropane-fatty-acyl-phospholipid synthase family protein: MTDTPPRLGRLTFHSPLSEARAAGIVQRLAANRPRTVLDIGCGWAELLLRVLDAVPDAKGTGVDINGADLERARRNAEARGLADRAEFVEESALGTRRGPADVVLCVGSGQALSTAEPGTAEALRELRRLVTDGGRVLLGEGFWQRPPTATELSGMWPGARADDHHDLAAVLDLAVEAGFRPEWTETAGTEEWEEFESAYQADTEVWLAAHPDHPLAAETRERLDRHRGQWMHYRGVLGLAYLTLVPVVR, translated from the coding sequence ATGACCGACACGCCGCCCCGTCTGGGCCGCCTCACCTTCCACAGCCCGCTGTCCGAGGCCCGCGCGGCCGGAATCGTCCAGCGGCTCGCGGCGAACCGGCCCCGGACCGTACTGGACATCGGCTGCGGCTGGGCGGAGCTGCTGCTCCGTGTGCTGGACGCCGTACCGGACGCGAAGGGCACCGGTGTCGACATCAACGGCGCCGACCTGGAGCGGGCGCGGCGGAACGCCGAGGCGCGCGGGCTCGCGGACCGGGCGGAGTTCGTCGAGGAATCCGCGCTGGGCACCCGTCGCGGGCCCGCCGACGTGGTGCTGTGCGTCGGCTCGGGCCAGGCGTTGAGCACGGCCGAGCCGGGCACGGCGGAGGCGCTGCGCGAGCTGCGCCGGCTGGTGACCGACGGCGGGCGCGTGCTGCTCGGCGAGGGGTTCTGGCAGCGCCCGCCCACCGCGACCGAGCTGTCCGGCATGTGGCCGGGAGCGCGCGCCGACGACCACCACGACCTCGCGGCCGTCCTCGACCTGGCCGTCGAGGCCGGTTTCCGGCCGGAGTGGACCGAGACGGCCGGGACCGAGGAGTGGGAGGAGTTCGAGTCGGCGTACCAGGCGGACACGGAGGTCTGGCTCGCCGCCCACCCGGACCATCCGCTGGCCGCCGAGACCCGGGAGCGCCTGGACCGCCACCGCGGACAGTGGATGCACTACCGCGGTGTCCTCGGCCTCGCCTACCTCACCCTCGTCCCGGTCGTGCGCTGA